A single window of Oreochromis aureus strain Israel breed Guangdong linkage group 5, ZZ_aureus, whole genome shotgun sequence DNA harbors:
- the cass4 gene encoding cas scaffolding protein family member 4 isoform X1, producing the protein MLHWNCDSRQTDLFLCVDAATSLTIMNQLAKALYDNTAECPDELAFRKGDILTVINPNVAGTSGWWMCSLYGRHGLAPANRLKLLPQIVTPAVHEMPRLTHGKTDDSVQNIYQTPSIPRTTTSPAYERMDMIYKVPSAHLLASKGPEAPGFMPSTAGAEANKRSSFSTASSPNGKVYDVPNQPKRASLYNKTTPPTPMPRKQVLEKGLNSPETLRCSSPEDSYVYPGPPPPSQDPNYDIPIPSATESRIKMIDGYNTLPSPRKPEWIYDVPVGPEKQSHGISDNLSCKSVSRQMYDTLPAHRKESPPILLYDIPKPKSPDIQITPNVYNKLPSLKPTEESVYVVPAKEELLIQGVTDQPNDQKPLECRGNSSNDFELQRVRLQRMRNFLVCTTFHGIQESGETALREDEQGRNQHLPAADNQRISTASSSSNSSCDSLALSSSSPELLREVTLSQDEACRKLLDLQESVCEAVPKLMDFVSSHWRCKGHLEKHLKEIKEAAELIVCSLTCFLNFALDVKGNARRLTDANLQTRLCKQLSIVEDSGVILQQTVSNLNAAKWPLNKLSQEPGKVQTPDQLERFVMVARTIPDDIKRLVSIINANGKLLFRTPQRDQESVNTTDPPEKKCLDKTKQEGDLAEDDNDYVELQTKEDENKQREVQKEPKENVTPTTETTKAKQHSSDSGGGTEEKELSSMSEHCRLYFGALQKAIGGFVGSLQDDQPPEKFISQSKLVIMVGQRLVDTLYREAHRKGSNQSLLCKSNHLCALLKQLAVATKKAALHFPDRQALHEAQEFATQLAQRAQHFRLSLDL; encoded by the exons GACATGGCCTGGCACCTGCAAACAGACTAAAGCTCTTACCGCAGATCGTGACACCAGCAGTGCATGAAATGCCCAGGTTAACTCATGGTAAAACTGATGACAGCGTGCAAAATATCTACCAGACACCCAGCATCCCCAGAACCACCACCAGTCCTGCTTATGAACGCATGGACATGATCTACAAGGTCCCCTCTGCTCACTTATTGGCTTCAAAAGGTCCAGAAGCACCAGGATTTATGCCCAGCACAGCAGGAGCCGAAGCAAACAAG CGTTCATCCTTCAGTACAGCATCCAGTCCAAATGGGAAGGTGTACGATGTGCCGAACCAACCAAAAAGAGCTTCCCTTTACAAT AAGACAACGCCTCCTACACCAATGCCACGAAAGCAAGTTCTGGAGAAGGGCCTTAACTCTCCTGAAACTTTAAGGTGTAGCAGTCCAGAAGACTCTTAT GTGTATCCAGGCCCACCACCCCCTTCTCAGGACCCAAATTATGACATCCCCATTCCATCAGCCACAGAATCCCGAATCAAAATGATAGATGGATACAACACCCTTCCCAGCCCTCGCAAACCTGAGTGGATCTATGATGTGCCAGTGGgacctgagaaacaaagtcatggCATCTCTGATAACTTGTCCTGCAAATCAGTTTCCAGGCAGATGTATGACACTCTTCCAGCACATCGAAAAGAAAGTCCACCTATACTGCTTTATGATATACCCAAACCAAAATCTCCTGATATCCAAATTACACCAAACGTTTACAACAAACTGCCATCCCTGAAGCCTACAGAAGAGTCTGTATATGTGGTTCCAGCCAAGGAAGAACTCCTCATCCAAGGTGTCACCGATCAGCCCAATGATCAAAAACCCCTAGAATGCAGGGGTAACTCAAGCAATGATTTTGAACTCCAAAGAGTGCGTCTGCAGCGGATGAGGAACTTTCTGGTCTGTACAACCTTTCACGGCATTCAAGAAAGTGGGGAAACTGCATTGCGTGAAGATGAGCAAGGTCGAAACCAACATCTGCCTGCAGCAGATAATCAAAGAATCAGCACAGCCTCCAGCTCTTCCAACAGCTCCTGTGACTCTCTGGCCCTGAGCTCCTCTTCCCCTGAGCTTCTGCGAGAAGTAACACTCAGTCAGGATGAGGCGTGCCGCAAACTGCTGGACTTGCAGGAGTCTGTTTGTGAAGCTGTGCCCAAACTCATGGACTTTGTCAGCAGTCATTGGAGGTGTAAGGGACATCTGGAGAAACATCTCAAGGAGATCAAAGAAGCAGCCGAGTTGATTGTATGTTCTCTGACATGCTTCCTAAACTTTGCCCTAGATGTTAAAGGAAATGCTCGTCGTTTGACTGATGCCAACCTGCAGACCAGGCTCTGTAAACAGCTCTCCATCGTAGAGGATTCAGGTGTGATTTTACAACAAACAGTGAGTAATCTGAATGCAGCCAAATGGCCTCTAAACAAGCTCAGTCAGGAACCGGGGAAGGTCCAGACACCTGACCAATTGGAGCGCTTTGTTATGGTGGCAAGAACTATTCCAGACGATATAAAGCGCCTAGTATCTATCATCAACGCCAACGGCAAGCTTCTGTTCCGAACGCCTCAGCGAGATCAAGAGTCTGTAAACACCACGGATCctccagaaaaaaaatgtcttgacAAAACCAAACAAGAAGGGGACTTAGCTGAGGATGACAATGATTACGTAGAGCTGCAG ACTAAGGAAGACGAAAACAAACAGCGGGAAGTGCAGAAGGAACCTAAAGAGAATGTCACACCAACAACAGAGACGACGAAG GCCAAGCAACACTCCTCCGACTCTGGCGGTGGCACCGAAGAAAAGGAATTATCTTCCATGTCAGAGCACTGTAGACTTTACTTTGGTGCTCTCCAAAAGGCCATTGGTGGATTTGTGGGAAGCCTTCAGGATGACCAGCCACCAGAGAAATTCATCTCACAAAGTAAGCTGGTGATTATGGTGGGCCAGAGACTGGTAGACACTTTGTACAGGGAAGCCCATCGTAAAGGGTCTAACCAAAGTCTCCTGTGTAAGAGCAACCACCTGTGCGCTCTCCTGAAGCAGCTAGCTGTGGCTACCAAGAAGGCGGCACTGCACTTTCCTGATAGGCAAGCTCTTCATGAAGCTCAAGAGTTCGCAACGCAGCTGGCCCAGAGAGCACAGCACTTTCGGCTATCGCTTGATCTCTGA
- the cass4 gene encoding cas scaffolding protein family member 4 isoform X2, translated as MCSLYGRHGLAPANRLKLLPQIVTPAVHEMPRLTHGKTDDSVQNIYQTPSIPRTTTSPAYERMDMIYKVPSAHLLASKGPEAPGFMPSTAGAEANKRSSFSTASSPNGKVYDVPNQPKRASLYNKTTPPTPMPRKQVLEKGLNSPETLRCSSPEDSYVYPGPPPPSQDPNYDIPIPSATESRIKMIDGYNTLPSPRKPEWIYDVPVGPEKQSHGISDNLSCKSVSRQMYDTLPAHRKESPPILLYDIPKPKSPDIQITPNVYNKLPSLKPTEESVYVVPAKEELLIQGVTDQPNDQKPLECRGNSSNDFELQRVRLQRMRNFLVCTTFHGIQESGETALREDEQGRNQHLPAADNQRISTASSSSNSSCDSLALSSSSPELLREVTLSQDEACRKLLDLQESVCEAVPKLMDFVSSHWRCKGHLEKHLKEIKEAAELIVCSLTCFLNFALDVKGNARRLTDANLQTRLCKQLSIVEDSGVILQQTVSNLNAAKWPLNKLSQEPGKVQTPDQLERFVMVARTIPDDIKRLVSIINANGKLLFRTPQRDQESVNTTDPPEKKCLDKTKQEGDLAEDDNDYVELQTKEDENKQREVQKEPKENVTPTTETTKAKQHSSDSGGGTEEKELSSMSEHCRLYFGALQKAIGGFVGSLQDDQPPEKFISQSKLVIMVGQRLVDTLYREAHRKGSNQSLLCKSNHLCALLKQLAVATKKAALHFPDRQALHEAQEFATQLAQRAQHFRLSLDL; from the exons GACATGGCCTGGCACCTGCAAACAGACTAAAGCTCTTACCGCAGATCGTGACACCAGCAGTGCATGAAATGCCCAGGTTAACTCATGGTAAAACTGATGACAGCGTGCAAAATATCTACCAGACACCCAGCATCCCCAGAACCACCACCAGTCCTGCTTATGAACGCATGGACATGATCTACAAGGTCCCCTCTGCTCACTTATTGGCTTCAAAAGGTCCAGAAGCACCAGGATTTATGCCCAGCACAGCAGGAGCCGAAGCAAACAAG CGTTCATCCTTCAGTACAGCATCCAGTCCAAATGGGAAGGTGTACGATGTGCCGAACCAACCAAAAAGAGCTTCCCTTTACAAT AAGACAACGCCTCCTACACCAATGCCACGAAAGCAAGTTCTGGAGAAGGGCCTTAACTCTCCTGAAACTTTAAGGTGTAGCAGTCCAGAAGACTCTTAT GTGTATCCAGGCCCACCACCCCCTTCTCAGGACCCAAATTATGACATCCCCATTCCATCAGCCACAGAATCCCGAATCAAAATGATAGATGGATACAACACCCTTCCCAGCCCTCGCAAACCTGAGTGGATCTATGATGTGCCAGTGGgacctgagaaacaaagtcatggCATCTCTGATAACTTGTCCTGCAAATCAGTTTCCAGGCAGATGTATGACACTCTTCCAGCACATCGAAAAGAAAGTCCACCTATACTGCTTTATGATATACCCAAACCAAAATCTCCTGATATCCAAATTACACCAAACGTTTACAACAAACTGCCATCCCTGAAGCCTACAGAAGAGTCTGTATATGTGGTTCCAGCCAAGGAAGAACTCCTCATCCAAGGTGTCACCGATCAGCCCAATGATCAAAAACCCCTAGAATGCAGGGGTAACTCAAGCAATGATTTTGAACTCCAAAGAGTGCGTCTGCAGCGGATGAGGAACTTTCTGGTCTGTACAACCTTTCACGGCATTCAAGAAAGTGGGGAAACTGCATTGCGTGAAGATGAGCAAGGTCGAAACCAACATCTGCCTGCAGCAGATAATCAAAGAATCAGCACAGCCTCCAGCTCTTCCAACAGCTCCTGTGACTCTCTGGCCCTGAGCTCCTCTTCCCCTGAGCTTCTGCGAGAAGTAACACTCAGTCAGGATGAGGCGTGCCGCAAACTGCTGGACTTGCAGGAGTCTGTTTGTGAAGCTGTGCCCAAACTCATGGACTTTGTCAGCAGTCATTGGAGGTGTAAGGGACATCTGGAGAAACATCTCAAGGAGATCAAAGAAGCAGCCGAGTTGATTGTATGTTCTCTGACATGCTTCCTAAACTTTGCCCTAGATGTTAAAGGAAATGCTCGTCGTTTGACTGATGCCAACCTGCAGACCAGGCTCTGTAAACAGCTCTCCATCGTAGAGGATTCAGGTGTGATTTTACAACAAACAGTGAGTAATCTGAATGCAGCCAAATGGCCTCTAAACAAGCTCAGTCAGGAACCGGGGAAGGTCCAGACACCTGACCAATTGGAGCGCTTTGTTATGGTGGCAAGAACTATTCCAGACGATATAAAGCGCCTAGTATCTATCATCAACGCCAACGGCAAGCTTCTGTTCCGAACGCCTCAGCGAGATCAAGAGTCTGTAAACACCACGGATCctccagaaaaaaaatgtcttgacAAAACCAAACAAGAAGGGGACTTAGCTGAGGATGACAATGATTACGTAGAGCTGCAG ACTAAGGAAGACGAAAACAAACAGCGGGAAGTGCAGAAGGAACCTAAAGAGAATGTCACACCAACAACAGAGACGACGAAG GCCAAGCAACACTCCTCCGACTCTGGCGGTGGCACCGAAGAAAAGGAATTATCTTCCATGTCAGAGCACTGTAGACTTTACTTTGGTGCTCTCCAAAAGGCCATTGGTGGATTTGTGGGAAGCCTTCAGGATGACCAGCCACCAGAGAAATTCATCTCACAAAGTAAGCTGGTGATTATGGTGGGCCAGAGACTGGTAGACACTTTGTACAGGGAAGCCCATCGTAAAGGGTCTAACCAAAGTCTCCTGTGTAAGAGCAACCACCTGTGCGCTCTCCTGAAGCAGCTAGCTGTGGCTACCAAGAAGGCGGCACTGCACTTTCCTGATAGGCAAGCTCTTCATGAAGCTCAAGAGTTCGCAACGCAGCTGGCCCAGAGAGCACAGCACTTTCGGCTATCGCTTGATCTCTGA
- the LOC116313723 gene encoding constitutive coactivator of PPAR-gamma-like protein 1 homolog yields the protein MGVQGFLEYIEKHCPNAVVPVDLQRLARGSLVGGGRQRPPQSPLRLLVDAENCLHRLYGGFYTDWVCGGQWNHMLGYLAALSQACFNGNIELLVCFNGALEKGRLHEWVKRQVNERQTAQQIISHVQNKGTPPPKVWFLPPVCMAHCIRLALLKFRVGVVQSMEDHHLEVIALCRKSGFHGLVAYDSDYALSNIPYYFNAHILKLSRNGKNLTTSQYLMHEVARQLDLSPNRFVIFASLLGNHLLPDEDLAAFHWSLLGPEHPLASLKVRAHQLVLPPCDVVIKAVADYVRSIPDITDLETIGKDIFKNSQSCTDDKIFRFKKAVDYYSVANQPQHLPLQLVRPKHTGVPAAVPSPKLLAIPQAPQPDKHGVQHSHTDAVVESSQSVDSVEKALSEQKSFSSISPEGRYTPLYERSSPINPRQAGSPNHAEAPFFNASSTSSSSENDESSGTTANHVKEEWHKNGHASHTSNTPERGEEVKTDLCGTSAVNLGSQDGDLQGLNAQIPSLLSMPTRNHMDITIPPLPAAAPEVLRVAEHRHKQGLMYPYVYHVLTKGEIKLSVTIEDEANKDLPSAVQLFRPIRQYVYGVLFSLSEARKKTERLAMRKNCLPEYTHVMVKEWAAYKGKSPHTPELVEALSFREWTCPNLKKLWLGKAVEDKNRRMRAFLACMRSDTPAMLNPDNVPTPLLVLCCVLRFMLHWPGVRILRRYELDAFLAQALSPKLYEPDQLQELKIDNLDPRGVQLAALFMNGVDMALFANDACGQPIPWEHCCPWMYFDGKLLQNKLVRASREKAQLIDLCDGQAELAARVEKMRQSILEGLNFARPPHLPPFPPPPPLPPHGMPFYPPTGYFYNPPPMTPPAGRGRGVPGFEAVQTQGGKLEIAGTVVGQWSGTRRSRGRGGIPLQVVSVGGPNRGRPRGVISTPLIRTFGRGGRYHAQTFKSQGTYLSKPAYKPAQTSGNNLVKDQKKPKQEEKKSSPAQHGESLAMENGVEDKEPEQLNGEREECGALIQPESAFSSDSKTCNTNLHLNALNVDSGCHRDEGLEATVSTED from the exons ATGGGTGTGCAAGGTTTCCTGGAGTATATTGAGAAGCACTGTCCCAACGCGGTGGTGCCGGTGGACCTCCAGAGGTTGGCTCGGGGGAGTTTGGTTGGAGGTGGGCGGCAGAGACCCCCTCAGAGTCCGCTGAGGTTGCTGGTGGACGCCGAGAACTGCCTCCATCGGCTCTACGGGGGCTTCTACACCGACTGGGTCTGCGGGGGCCAGTGGAACCACATGCTGGGCTACTTGGCCGCCCTCTCCCAGGCCTGCTTCAACGGGAACATTGAGCTCCTGGTGTGCTTCAATGGCGCCCTGGAGAAAGGCCGTCTTCACGAGTGGGTCAAGCGGCAGGTGAACGAGAGGCAGACCGCTCAGCAGATCATCAGCCACGTCCAGAATAAAGGCACCCCACCGCCCAAAGTCTGGTTCCTGCCTCCCGTGTGTATGGCCCACTGCATCCGACTTGCTCTCCTCAAGTTCCGCGTCGGG GTTGTCCAGAGTATGGAGGACCACCACCTGGAAGTGATAGCCTTATGCAGGAAGAGTGGCTTCCATGGTCTGGTGGCTTACGACTCGGATTACGCCCTGAGCAATATCCCATACTACTTCAACGCCCACATCCTCAAACTGAGCCGCAACGGCAAAAACCTCACCACCAGCCAGTACCTGATGCACGAAGTGGCACGGCAGCTCGATCTCAGCCCCAATCgttttgtcatttttgcatCGCTTTTAG GGAATCACTTACTGCCTGATGAAGACTTGGCTGCCTTTCACTGGAGCTTACTTGGTCCAGAGCATCCCTTGGCATCTTTGAAG GTGCGTGCTCATCAGCTCGTGCTTCCTCCCTGTGATGTTGTAATCAAGGCCGTGGCCGACTATGTCCGCAGCATCCCCGACATCACTGACCTGGAGACCATCGGCAAGGACATCTTCAAGAATTCACAG tcTTGCACTGATGACAAAATCTTCCGCTTCAAGAAGGCAGTGGACTACTACTCAGTGGCCAACCAGCCCCAACATTTACCTCTACAGTTGG TTAGACCAAAACACACAGGGGTGCCAGCCGCAGTGCCATCTCCAAAACTACTCGCCATTCCACAGGCGCCGCAGCCTGACAAACACGGG GTCCAGCACTCGCACACAGACGCTGTGGTGGAGAGCAGCCAGTCTGTGGACTCGGTTGAGAAAGCTCTCTCAGAGCAAAAGAGCTTCAGCAGCATTTCTCCTGAAGGGAGGTACACTCCCCTGTATGAGAGATCCTCCCCCATTAACCCCAGGCAAGCCGGCAGCCCCAACCACGCAGAGGCTCCTTTCTTCAATGCCTCCTCCACGTCGTCTTCCTCAGAGAACGATGAGAGCTCTGGCACAACTGCCAA TCACGTCAAAGAAGAATGGCACAAAAATGGACATGCTTCTCACACTTCCAACACACCAGAGAGAGGTGAAGAGGTGAAA ACTGACCTGTGTGGGACCTCTGCTGTGAACCTGGGGTCACAGGATGGAGATCTCCAAGGCCTGAATGCACAAATCCCCTCCCTGCTCTCCATGCCCACCAGGAACCATATGGACATTACCATCCCACCTCTCCCTGCCGCGGCCCCCGAGGTCCTGCGGGTTGCCGAGCACAGACACAAGCAGGGCCTCATGTACCCTTACGTCTACCACGTCCTCACTAAG GGAGAGATTAAGCTGTCTGTCACCATTGAAGATGAAGCCAACAAAGACCTGCCTTCAGCAGTGCAACTGTTTCGACCTATCCGTCAGTATGTTTACGGAGTGCTCTTCAGCCTGTCAGAGGCCAGAAAGAAGACTGAGAGACTCGCCATGAGGAAGAACTGCCTCCCTGAGT ACACACATGTCATGGTTAAAGAGTGGGCTGCCTACAAAGGCAAATCTCCCCACACTCCAGAgctggtggaggctctgtcctTTAGGGAGTGGACATGTCCCAACCTCAAGAAGCTGTGGTTGGGGAAAGCCGTGGAGGACAAGAACCGCAGGATGAGGGCGTTTCTGGCCTGCATGCGCTCTGACACCCCGGCCATGCTGAACCCCGACAACGTCCCCACGCCCCTCTTAGTGCTGTGTTGTGTGCTCCG GTTTATGTTACATTGGCCAGGAGTAAGAATTTTGCGTCGTTACGAACTTGATGCTTTCCTAGCTCAAGCACTTTCTCCTAAACTTTATGAACCTGACCAGCTGCAGGAACTTAAG ATTGACAACCTGGACCCTAGGGGAGTCCAGCTGGCTGCTCTGTTCATGAACGGCGTGGACATGGCTCTGTTCGCTAATGACGCATGCGGGCAGCCGATTCCCTGGGAGCACTGCTGCCCGTGGATGTACTTTGATGGCAAGCTGCTTCAGAATAAACTCGTCAGGGCCAGCAGGGAGAAGGCCCAGCTCATCGACCTCTGTGACGGTCAG GCTGAGCTGGCGGCCAGGGTGGAAAAGATGCGTCAGAGTATCCTGGAAGGTCTCAACTTTGCTCGGCCACCTCATCTGCCTCCGTTCCCCCCACCGCCACCTCTGCCTCCTCACGGGATGCCTTTCTACCCTCCCACTGGTTATTTCTACAACCCGCCACCAATGACGCCTCCTGCAGGGAGAGGCAGGGGGGTGCCCG GATTTGAAGCAGTCCAAACACAAGGTGGGAAGCTGGAGATCGCCGGCACTGTGGTGGGTCAGTGGTCTGGTACACGACGCagccgaggaagaggaggcaTCCCTCTCCAGGTGGTGTCTGTCGGTGGACCAAACAGAGG TCGTCCAAGAGGCGTGATTTCTACACCGCTCATAAGGACGTTTGGTCGGGGAGGACGGTACCATGCCCAAACCTTCAAGAGCCAGGGAACGTACCTG AGCAAGCCTGCTTACAAGCCTGCTCAAACATCTGGAAACAACCTAGTGAAGGACCAAAAGAAGCccaagcaggaggaaaagaaatcCTCCCCTGCACAGCACGGTGAGAGCTTAGCCATGGAGAACGGTGTGGAGGACAAGGAGCCAGAGCAGCtgaatggagagagagaggaatgtgGGGCTCTCATCCAACCTGAAAGTGCCTTTAGCAGTGACTCCAAGACGTGCAATACTAATCTTCACTTAAATGCACTAAATGTAGACAGTGGCTGCCATAGAGATGAAGGTCTAGAGGCCACTGTCTCAACAGAAGATTAA